In a genomic window of candidate division WOR-3 bacterium:
- a CDS encoding DUF4230 domain-containing protein — translation MLKKYSLIVTIALSISVVAIFVLISFLFKSPTEKKVISTLEILRSEQLTFLVTDKIVTQVIVHVDNSHWLTGTDKALIYTVVTMYYGVDLKKLTDEDLERIGDTVWVIIPEPEILDISVDLEGIQVFESKSGIVRLVDLVKGENTTLNLLADFETESRKLAEDAGMFPSRDKILLNLNSFAPLFSEQTGLVIIFK, via the coding sequence ATGCTGAAAAAGTATTCTCTCATTGTCACGATAGCGCTCTCTATCTCGGTCGTAGCGATTTTCGTTCTGATTTCGTTCTTGTTCAAATCCCCGACTGAAAAAAAAGTGATATCGACACTGGAAATTCTTCGTTCAGAACAGCTTACTTTTTTGGTCACTGACAAAATAGTGACACAGGTCATCGTTCATGTTGACAACAGCCACTGGCTCACCGGCACCGATAAAGCCCTTATATACACAGTCGTAACAATGTACTACGGAGTGGATTTAAAAAAACTGACAGATGAAGATCTTGAAAGAATCGGCGACACGGTGTGGGTGATTATTCCGGAACCTGAAATACTCGACATATCCGTCGATTTGGAGGGCATCCAGGTATTCGAGAGTAAATCGGGAATAGTCAGACTGGTTGATCTTGTTAAAGGGGAGAACACGACCTTAAATCTTTTGGCCGACTTCGAAACTGAATCGAGAAAACTAGCAGAAGACGCCGGAATGTTTCCTTCACGGGATAAGATCCTTTTGAATCTCAATTCTTTCGCCCCTCTTTT
- a CDS encoding SagB/ThcOx family dehydrogenase gives MILIFSFVDPGIYKYVPSDHGLLPVVRGDKRRGLASACLNQSFIENAPAVLLVTEVVQRTEARYGSRAERYVFMEAGHLGQNVSLEAVSLGLSSVMVGAFDDEKVILALGGVLEEIPVYVIPFGYKND, from the coding sequence GTGATCCTTATTTTTTCATTTGTCGATCCGGGAATATATAAATATGTTCCATCGGACCACGGATTATTACCAGTGGTGCGAGGAGACAAAAGGCGGGGACTCGCCAGTGCATGTCTCAATCAATCCTTTATAGAAAATGCACCCGCAGTTCTGCTTGTAACGGAAGTAGTGCAAAGAACTGAAGCAAGATATGGAAGCAGAGCTGAAAGATATGTCTTTATGGAAGCCGGACACCTCGGCCAGAACGTAAGCCTTGAAGCCGTATCTCTGGGACTTTCGAGCGTCATGGTAGGCGCTTTTGACGACGAAAAAGTAATCTTAGCTTTGGGAGGAGTCTTGGAAGAGATCCCAGTTTACGTAATACCCTTCGGATATAAAAACGATTGA